The sequence below is a genomic window from Sneathiella sp. P13V-1.
ATAATCCCCCGGTCTGGTGGCGAAGGGCAGGCTGTCAGGATTGCGGGCAGCCTCATCTGCTTTACGCATCTCTTTTTCAGACAGGGAAAAAGTTTGATCCAGAAGCTTCTGCTGCTCTGAGACGATATCCCCAAGCTCCTTCAACATTTTTTGGCCTGCCTGCATTTGACCATTTTGCGCAGCCTCTCCTGCGGCCTGAAGGTTTTCAAGGATATTTTGAAGCTGATTTAGAAGATTACGTGCCTCATCCGTCGCCCCGGTTTTTGCCAGATCATCAACCTGCGACAACATCCTGTTCAAATCATCCTGCGCAAAAGCGTTGGGGGTGCCAGACATAGGAAGGTTTTGAAAATCTTCCGGGCTCATAGCGCGGGCCGCCATTTCCGCCAGAAAATCATTCATCGCTTCTTTCAATTCCTGAACCCGACGGGAGATCTCATCAGCATCTGCGCCATTGTTAAGCGCCTCCATCAAAGCTTTTTCGGCATCTCTCATGCGTTGCTCTGCGATATTCAGATTACCATTTTCCAGCTTCAGTGCCGCTTGCCACAGTAATCCGGCCACAGGCTCAATTTTCTCTGACATAAGATCCGTGATTAAAGAGGCGCGGGCCACAGAAATGGCTAAAACCACCCCCCAATCATTGTCCATTGCCTCTGGCAGCGACGTGATGGCCTCCAATGTGGCGATAACGGGAAGGCGATTATGAATAGGGTCCAGTACCAGTTTCTTGCGCTCCCCGACAAGTACGCGGGCAACCGGATGAGAAAACTGGCGTTCAGGCAATATCATTTCAATGGTGCGTGATCTGCCTACTTGGCCCTGCTCATCCACGGCTTCCAAATGCAGTCGAACGGGTAGGCCTGCCCAGATGTCCGCCGTCAGGTCAATATAGCTCTGGCTCTCGCTTTGCTTTTGCCCCTCGGGATAAGGCAAATCAATCAGTAACTCTCTTTCGTTTCCGTCACGGTAGAAACGCGCTTTTAACCCGTTTACGCCGTAATCATCTTCCGCCCGACCTAATATCTGAAGGGCATTTCTACTGGTAACTAAAGGCGTCGCCAGAAGATTTGCAACCGGTGGCAAATCAGGAATAGGGGTGATGGTAAAATCAGAAATCACATCCCCAGCAACCACCATCTGCCAGCGACCCGCGGGAATATTATCCCAACTGATCTGGTAATTACCCGGGGCAATTTGGGTAAGTTCCTTCTCCGTTTGCTCCCCTTTTAGCAAAGGCACCTCATCCGCCCCCGACAAACTGGCAACCAAACTGCTTCCTTCAGGAAGTCTAAAATCCGTCACTGGTCCCGCCTCGGTTACCTCTCCCTTGAACAGCAATTTGGGCGCTAACGCTGTATATTCAGGTGGGGTGGCCCAGATATCCAGTTGAATGACCTGCTTTTCAAAATGGATCGCGATATCAAAGGAAGAGGCGAGACGGCCTTTATAGTCGCCACTTGCGAAAATAGCCGATGCAACGACAGTAAAGAGAGCCATCGCCCGAAGGGCATGAGGGTCGCCCTCTGAGAGCCATAAGCGCGGGAGAATATATTTAAGCTGCCTTAGCCGTTTAGCCTGCTGCGCCATATGAAGGCGCCACAAAGAAACGGCCTTGTCGCTCTCTACAAAAGAAACCGCCGTTGGCTGCTCCAGATCTTTTAAGGGGTTATGCTTGATGTGGCTGCGCCGCTCCAGCGCCTCCAGAACATCATCATGGTGTGGAAAATGGATATTTCGAACCGCCTTCCAAAGAAGGATGTAGAAAATAATCGCCCCGGCAACAAATAACGAAAAATGCAGTAAATCGGGGATGGCCTGCCAAAATCCAGTAAAGCTGACGGCAACGTAAAGGCAAATAAAAACAAAAAGATAAGTGCTGGCTTTCCAGATATTTTCGACAAGAAGAACGGCTTGCGCCCATTTCAGGCGCAACCCCACTTTCCAGTCTGACATCTGCACTTCGTCGTTCATCTGCCCTCCAGCTTCCATAGCTGAAAAGCAGATGCCCTACCTTACAGCCACTCTGGCAGCTTATCCTGTTTTAGCAATTCCTCCAATGCCGGACGTTCACGGATCACGGCAAAGTCATCACCGTTCACCAAAACCTCTGGCACCAGTGGCCGGGTATTGTATGTCGACGCCATCACGGCCCCATAAGCACCCGCACTTCTAAAGGCAACCAGATCGCCAGCAGACACAGGGGGCAATTCACGCCCTTTAGCGAAAGTATCACCGGTTTCACAAACAGGCCCAACAACATCCACCATTTCCGTGCCATCCGCCTCATTAGGCTGACGGATTGTGTCGATATGATGGTAGCCGTCATACATGGCAGGGCGAATAAGGTCATTCATGGCAGCGTCCAGAATGACAAACTTTCGTTCAGCCCCCTGTTTGACGTAAATCACCTCAGATACCAGAACACCCGCATTACCTACAATTAGGCGACCCGGCTCAAAGATCAACTGTACGCCAAGGTTCCCCATAGCCTGCAAGGCAACCTGACCATAGTTTTCTGGCGCAGGTGGGATCGTGCCATCATAGGGAATACCAAGACCGCCGCCCAGATCAACTTGCGTAATTTCATGACCTTCTTTGCGTAGTTGGTCCACGAGTTCACGGACCCGCATAAAGGCATTATTGAACGGATCCAGATCCGTGAGCTGCGATCCGATATGGACATCAACGCCCTGGATTTTAATGCCAGGCAGCGTTGCTGCTTCCCCATAAATGCGCGACACATCCTGCCACGGCACACCGAACTTGTTTTCAGCCTTACCGGTTGAGATTTTCGCGTGAGTTTTGGCATCCACGTCCGGGTTCACCCGAAAGGCAATCGGCGCAACTTTTCCAAGGCGCGTTGCGACTTCGGATAGAACTCTCACTTCTGGTTCGGACTCTACGTTGAACTGCAAAATCCCTGCGTTCAGTGCCAGTTCCATTTCATGTGGTTTTTTACCAACACCAGAGAACACGATTTTGTTCGCAGGAATACCAGCTTCCAGCGCCCGGCGTAGTTCCCCTTCAGAAACTACATCTGCGCCCGCACCCAATTTGGCAAGGGTTTTGATAACAGCCAGATTGGAGTTGGCTTTTACCGCATAGCAAACCAGTGCATTTGCCCCGTCAAACGCCTTTGAAAAGACATTGAAATGACGTTCCAACGTCGCCGTGGAATAACAATAAAAGGGCGTTCCCACCTCTTTCGCAATTTCAGCAAGAGGAAGATTTTCGGCGTACAGTTCGCCGTTCTGGTAATTAAAATGATCCATTATTCAGGTCCGTTATTCAGTGACGACAGGGAGGGTGTAACCGCTTGCTTGCTTCTTATATGTGGGACTGCCCTTCTTGCCGCACGCAGCAAGACCGCCCAACATAAGACCAGAAACAACAAGTAAGGTTACAACTTTCCGCATCATCCTTCTCCGTCCAGAATTGTCTGCCAACGGGCCACCTGCGCCCGCACTTGACTAGGTGCTGTTCCGCCATAACTTACGCGGCTGGCAACAGAATTATCCACACCCAGTACATCAAAAATCTCATCAGTGATTTCAGCTTCAACAGATTGCATCTGTGCAAGCGTCAAATCTTCAAGACCACAGTTATTATCTTCTGCCATTTTCACAAGTGTGCCCGTCACATGATGGGCATTACGGAACGGCATGTTCAATTTACGAACCAGCCAGTCCGCAAGATCTGTCGCAGTTGTGAAACCTGCGCCAGAGGCCGCTTTCATGATCTCACCATTTACTTTGATATCGCGGATCATGCCTGTCATCGCCGCAAGGCAAAGCTGCAGGTTATCGGCGGCATCAAACACAGGTTCTTTATCTTCCTGCATGTCCTTGCCATACGTCATCGGCAGCCCCTTCATCATCATGAGCAGGGTCTGGAAAGCACCGGCACTACGGCCCGCTTTACCACGGATCAATTCCGCCGCATCCGGGTTTTTCTTCTGCGGCATGATGGAAGATCCGGTTGAGAAACTGTCGGAACATTCCACAAATTTAAACTGCGCACTGGACCAAATGACAATTTCTTCTGCTAGACGCGACAGATGCATGGAACAGATTGAGGCAAAACTCAAAAACTCCAACGCAAAATCGCGATCTGCAGTTCCATCCAATGAGTTTGCAGTTGGACGATCAAACCCCAGCGCCTTTGCTGTCATTTCCCGATCAATTGGGAACGATGTACCGGCAAGGGCCGCTGACCCCAATGGACATTCATTCAGACGCGCCCGTGCATCGGCAAGGCGGCTTCGGTCCCGCGCAAACATTTCAAGGTAAGCCAGCATATGGTGACCGAAAGTCACCGGTTGCGCGGCCTGAAGGTGAGTAAAGCCTGGCATAACTGTGTCGGCTTCAGTGTCCGCCTGAAACAAAAGCGCTTTTTGCAGGTCTTTCAATTCACCATCAAGATGGTCCATCGTATCCCGCACCCAAAGGCGCATGTCCGTTGCCACTTGGTCGTTACGAGATCGTGCGGTATGCAAACGACCTGCCGGATCGCCGATCAATTCACGCAAGCGTGCTTCCACATGCATGTGAATATCTTCAAGGGCCGGATCGGTTTTGAAATTGCCAGCCTCGATCTCACGAAGAATTGTCTGTAATCCTTCCTGTATTTTCTGGCAATCTTCACTTGAAATGATCCCCTGTTCCCTCAACATAGTTGAATGGGCCATGGATCCGGCGATATCCTGCTTATAGAGCCGTCGATCGAAATCGATGGAGGCGTTAATACGTTCCATAATTTCGGCGGGGCCTTTGGCAAATCTGCCACCCCAAAGCTCATTTGCGCTCATGTCTGTGGGCTCTCTTTAAGTAACTGTTGGACCAAGTCACGATGATGTTTAAAAAATTACCGATCGCAACCCTTCTTGCTGTGCTTACATTTACAGGGCTTGGGCTCTCGACTTCAACTGCTTTCTCCCAAAATCTTGACCAATATCTCAACGGTGAGATGAAAAATGTCACCTTGAAGAAAGAACGGGAAGAAATTGCGGACATCAGCTTCAAAGATGGGGATGGCAACACGCGCCAGATTTCAGAATTTAAAGGCAAAGTGCTCCTGGTCAATTTCTGGGCCACATGGTGCGCCCCCTGCCGCGAAGAAATGCCAAGTCTGGATAACTTACAAGCGGAACTAGGATCAGATGACTTTACCGTTCTTGCCGTTGGGCAGGACCTTCAAGGTGTTGAAAAAACAAAAAAATTCCTGAAAGCACTTAAACTTGAAAACCTGGCTGCTTTCAACGATAAAACCGTTAAATCTGGCCGCAAACTTGGTGTTTTTGGCCTTCCTGCCACATTGATCATCGACCGGGAGGGCCGCGAAGTAGGACGGCTTGTGGGTCCTGCAGAGTGGGATTCTGAGGAAGCGATAGAACTTTTGAAAGCCGTGATCGAAGGCTAGTTATTTCTTGGGCGCGGTTTCATCATATGTTTTGACGCCGCGCATCTCCCGCTCGAACCTTTCACGGACAATTTTATCGCCATAACTTTCTGGTGGCTTATTTTGCTCCCGGCGGATCAGCCAGATTCTAAAAACCCGTTCCACCAGAAAACTGCTCAGGAAGAAGAAGACGCCCTTCAAGATATCAAGAAGGGCAAGGTCCTTGGCGAGCGCAAGCTCTCCTTTTTCCATACCAACCAAGATATCCAGCGCGACAATAGCGGCCAGCCCCCCAAAACCAAGCACCGCAAAAATCAGCCGAATGCGTCCGACCGTCCAGGGGAAAAGAATGAGTGAAATAAACACGGCCGCATAAACGACAGGCCCCCAAATTTCTGGACTAATCGGCATTTTCACTCACTCTAAATTTTCAGATAAATCAGCTTAACCTTTTAAGGAAGCCAGTGCCACTTCTACCATGGGCCGAAGGGTGGTTTCTTCCGGGCGCAATTTACCCATAACCCGGATACCCTGCATCACACCAACAAAGAAGGTCGCAAGCTCTGCTGCCTCTCTCTGGTTTTCGATTTCGCCATTTTGCTGACCTTTGGCAATCAGCGCAGTGAGATCTTCTTCGATTTTACCGTAATATTCCCGAATCAGCTTTGCACATTCCGGATCGTAGGAGCCGCGTTCCACCGTTGTGTTGGTGATAAAACACCCACGCTTTTCAGGATCTTCCAGCGTGCGATACATGAAGGCGTAAAGGTAGTCGGTCAGGATTTCGACAGTGTTTCCATCCTGCTTCAGGGCATTTCCCCGGGACAGGGAGCGCTGTGTGTATTGATCAAGAGCAGAGATAAAAAGCTGATGCTTATCACCGAAAGTATCATACAGGCTGCCCCGGTTGATACCCATGCAATCCACTAGATCCTGAATGGAAGTTGCTTCATATCCACGGGCCCAAAAGGCTTTCATGGCTTTCTGTAAGGCATCTTCTTTATCAAAACACTTTGCGCGGGGCATGTGCAAACTCGACCAATTGTTAGAATTTCATTTATGTTACATAAACGCTCAAAGCGCCTCTGACAAGGCTTTCAATCCCTCTTTATAGGTTGGAAACCTTAAAGAAATCCCAAGTTCATCCTTGATGCGTTTATTACTGACTGTCTTATTGTCATTATAGAAGCTACGCGCCATTGGGCTTAGGTTAGCCGTTTCAAAATCCTGAAGCGGCGGCGCCTCAATCCCCAGCAATTCTGCGGCGTAAGCAACCACATCCTGCGGCGGTGCCGGATTGTCATCCGCAATATTATAAATACGTCCGGGATTAGGCTGTTTCATGGACGCTGATAGAATGGCCGCGATGTCCTCAACATGAATTCGTGAGAAAACATGATCTTTTTTCACAATTCTGTGAGCTTTCCCTTTTTGCAGGGAAACAAGCTGATTTCGGCCAGGACCATAGATGCCCGGTAAACGGAAGATATGAAGCGGCAATCCATTGCGAGCGTGTAGATCTTCCCACGCCATTTCTGCATCTACCCGACGCTGTCCGCGTGGACCGCTTGCATTGCGGGGGGTTTCTTCGGTTGCTTCACCGCCGTTCAGATTGCCGTAGACACCAGTAGTCGAGAGATACCCGACCCACTCAAGGCTATTCAGGGTGACCAGCGCTTCTGACATCGTCAGAAATACCGGATCCCCTTCCCCTGACGGCGGAATGGATAAAAGGACATGAGTGATGGTATCCGCCACCTCGTCCCACCAGATGGGAAAGGCTTCGCCTTCAAAAGGCTTCAAAGTGACATTAGGCGGCAAGGTCTCCCCTGCCGCCGTGACATCTCGTTTGGTTCCGATGAAATTCCAGTTTGGATTTTGCCGGGCAAGTTCCCTCGCCGTAAACCCAAGACCAAAACAAAGAACCGTCTTCTTATCCGTCATAAATCCTAATTCTCTTCCGCGGGCATCTGGCCCAACACAACCGTGGCAGACAGCATCGCCTTTCTGGAGACCGGCATCTGGGCACCGCCGCTGCTTTGCCCAGCGACCCCGCGCGCGTCCATTTCCGCCATCGCCATTTTTGGCTCCATCGCAGGACGTGCCATCAAGCGCGGGCTAGGCATACCTTCGCCCACAAAATCCACCATACGCACACGATATTTGGCGCCTTCAAAAGCAGTATTCAAGCGTTTTGCTTCTTCAGCGGCCATTTTATAGATCTTACCGCGAAGTTCGCCCATCAGCCCCTGCATCGCTTCCAAAGAAGGAGCAAAGTTCACATAATTGATGGTCGCTTTAAAACCGGGGCGGCTCACTTCTTCGGCTTTATCGCGAAGACCTGCAACATATTTTTCATGGAGACGCGCTTCCGCCGCAACATACCAGCGATTGAGACCGGTTTGGTCTTTAGATTGATTTGTGGATGTCACATGCCACTTGGCATCGGGAGAGAATTTCTTCAGCTTATCCAGAATTTCCTGCCGGATTTCAGAGGCAGTTTCTTTCTGCTGCACAACAGTAAATTGCACCCCAACCCGGGCATCTTCTGTTGTCACCCACCCTTCAGTTTGCAGGTTCATAACAACTTCATCTTCCACCAATGGATAGTCCTGCACCTCATCGGCATATACTGCCAGAGGCGCAACAAAACCCAATCCCATTGCCAGACCGAAAACTGCTGATTTCATAAGATTCCCTCATCCTTTGGAACGTGTAACCTCATACCTAAAATTCAATTTAGACCGATTTGTGTCGAAACAGGAGCGGTTTCTGGACCAATTAAGGTAAAATAAGATGCTGGCACTCCTGCGTACCAGCCCCTATAAATTCAAATTGGAAATCAATTTACAGCTTGAAATAACACTGATGATCAAACCCTTTGTGAGTTTTCTGCTTCTGACCTCGTTTCTAAGCCTTCAAACCACTGCCGCGACAGCAGCAGTACGTAACGAGAAAGACGAGTATGACGCCTGTATCAAGCTGACAAAGAAAGATCCGGAGCTAGCTTTTGAAAGTGCTCTGAGCTGGCGCGATCAAGGAGGCGGATTTCCGGCCCGCCATTGCGCCGCACTTGCCCTCGTCGGCATGAAAAAATACCATCTGGCAGCCCCGCGCCTTGAAAAACTGGCACAGGAAATGCGCGAAGCGGGCTCTCATCTTGTCCTCGCCGTCCTCTCGCAAGCCGCCAATACATGGCTTCTTGCCAAGGATTATTCCCGCGCCTACGGTGTGGTGACCGCCGCGTTGGAACTCAATTCAAATGACGTGGATCTGCTGGTGGATCGCAGCCGTATTCTGGCCGCCGCAGAAAATTATCAGGACGCCTTCAACGATCTGGATCTTGCCCTGCGCATTGATCCGACCCGTATTGATGCCATGGTTTTCCGTGCGGTTGCCTGGCGGCATCTTGGCAATAATGAGCGGGCCTTTGAAGATGTGGACTTGGCTCTCTCCTTGCTTCCTGATGATGTGGATGGCTTGGTGGAGCGCGGCATTCTCCACCGCCTTTTGGGGCGCCCGGATGAGGCCAGAAAAGACTGGCTAAAGGTGCTGGAGCTCACCCCCAATAGCCCGGCCGGAGAGACCGCCAGACGAAACATTGAAAAACTGGACGTAAAATAATTCAAGCTGCGGCAGATGACCTAAGGCCGTGTAGTGCTGCACGATACCCCAATGCTTCAGCTATATGAGCACGACCAAGCTGTTCCTTCCCTTCCAGATCTGCAAGTGTGCGCGCTACCTTCAACACCCGATGATACCCCCTTGCGGAAAGTTTCAGCTTACCGATGGCATCCTGCATCAAGGCACGCCCACTCTCATCCAACACAGCAACCTGCTCAAGCACTCTCCCTTCGGCTTCTGCATTGGTACGAATTGGGTTGAGAAGGTTCAGCTTTCCATATCGTGCCCGCTGAATGGCACGGGCACGTGCGACTCGCTCCGCCACCATTTCACTGGTCTCGCTTGGCGGCGGTAAAGTTAAATCCATAGCGGAGACCGCGGGCACTTCCACAAAGATATCCATACGATCCAGCATAGGGCCAGATATTTTGTTCCGATATTCCAACGCGCATTTAGGGGCTTTTGCACAGGCAAGTTCCGCATCATCCAAATGCCCACATCGGCACGGGTTCATGGCGGCGACCATTTGAAACCGTGCAGGATATGACACATGTGCATTCGCGCGAGCAATCACCGCCCGGCCAATTTCTACAGGTTGCCGCAAGGCCTCCAGAACCTGTCTTCCAAATTCCGGCAACTCATCCAAAAAGAGAACCCCAAGATGAGCCAGCGACACCTCCCCTGGATTGGCTTTGCGCCCACCTGACAGGAATAATTTTAAATGATAGTATGGTCAAAATAAGATATAATTATATAGAAAAAGGCGATATTGGTGACAGTTAGGCGGATACAAAAAAGCTATCGTAGCCTTACAGGGTACGTGGGAACTTCAAGATTTGGCTCTATTCAATTTGAGTCTACTCTTGAGAGAGACTTTATCGAACTGATGGAGTTCAACACACAGGTAACAAACATTATCTCTCAGCCAATTAAGATCAGATATGTCAACTCAGAGCAGGCAATACGCCACTATACCCCCGACTTTTTGGTCAGTTATGAAGTATCAGATAGCAATGAAGAAGAGACCTGGATTTATGAGATCAAATATGTCGATGACCTTCACAAGAATTGCTCTGACTTAAAAGAAAAGTTCCGCGCGGCCATTCGCCATAGCAAGTCAAACCAGTACCGGTTCAAAATTTTAACAGAGCGGCAAATCAGAACCCCTTACCTTGAAAACGTGAAAATTCTTCAAAAACACCTCAGGTACCCTCTCCCGGAATATTGGAAAGTAGTGTTTGAAGTTTTTAACAACGGCTTGGCAACCTCTTTAGACACTTTCGTTTCAAAACACGGCATCGAAGGCATTCAACTTCAAGAGCTCATATTTGTTATCTGGCAGCTCGTTGCACGCAACATCCTAATTACGGACCTGAATAAACCATTGTCAAAAGACACGATAATCTCAACACATCCGGAAGGAATCTGATCGCTATGGTACAACCATTAAGCTTTGAAGTATCTGTAGGTAATTACTATCGATGTGATGGGGTGTTGGGTCGCGTAATGAGTTTCGTGGAACACAATGTTGTACTAGTTAAGTTTGATCCGATCAAAGACCTAGTTAGATATAAAATCCACGATCTAGAACCACTCCAGTTTCCAGAAAATACTTTTAGGCTTAAGGATATTACGAGCTTAACTGAAAAAGAGCAGGAAATAATTGATTTCCGATTTAATGCTATCAAAGACCTATTAGATAACCGCCAAAAAGGAAACGGATTCGAAAAAGTAAAATCCAGAGCTCAAGAATTAAATGTAAGCTACACAACACTCTATCGGTGGATCAAAAAATACAAATCTGGAAGAAGTAAATCAGCGCTGTTAGACGTCACACGAAGCGACAAAGGAAAATCCCGTATCGATCTTCAAGTCGAAGAGTTAATGCAGGACATTATAGATAATCACTACCTGACACCTGAACGACCCACTATCGAGTCTTCATATAATTATCTAAAGGTTAAATGTGACGAACTGAATCTTAAGCCTCCCCATAAAAACACACTCTTAAACCGAATTAGACAACTACCAGACCAACAAATCAGAAGTGCAAGATTTGGCAAGAAAGCCAAACGTGTTTTCTACGCCCCGTCGCCTGAAGGATATCAAGAAGCGATCCGTCCGCTCTCAGTCATCCAAATTGATCATACGCTGATGAATATTGTCTGTGTGGATGAAGAGTTTGGAGAAGTAATTGGAAGACCTTGGATAACCTTGGCAATTGACGTTTACTCCAGAATGGTTGCCGGTTTTTTTATCAGTTTTGATCCTCCAAGCGCCGGCTCAGTAGCCCAATGCATTTATCATGCAGTCCAACCTAAAGATGAATGGTTGAAGTCTATGGGTATTGAGGCTGACTGGCCTGTATATGGATTACTGGAAACCATTCATTGCGACAATGCCAGAGAATTTAGGGGAAATACCCTAAAAAATGCCTGCGAGCAGTATAATATGAACCTTCAATTTCGTCCTGTCGCCAAACCAGAGTTTGGCGCTCATATCGAAAGACTAATGGGTACTTTATCAACCCAACTTAATTCAATGAAAGGGACAACACGTTCCAATGTAACAAGCAAGGGTGACTACGACCCGGCGAAAAATGCAACTTACACGATTTCTCAAGTACAAAAGCACTGTACGATTTTTTTCTCAAAAATTTACCACACTAAAGAGCATACTGGTTTAGATTTTGGTTACTGCCCCTTACTTAAATACAAAGATGCTTTGCACCCATATAACGACAGCGGGCTTACAGGGACGCCACCGCTGATTGTTGATCAACACAAATTTAGACTGGACTTCATGCCCATGTTTGAACGAACCATACAAAAAGACGGTGTTAGTCTGGATACTCTAACCTACTACAGTGACACGCTGGAACCCTTCATCAAATACCGGAAATCTGAAAATTCTAAAGCCTCAGAAAAGTTTATATTCAGAAGAGATCCATGGGACATTTCGAAGCTATACTTCAAAAATCCAATTACTGAAGAATATTCAGAGATTCTGTGTAAAGACACTCGCTTTCCCCCAATGTCTCTTTGGGAGTTCAAAGCTGTTTCCAACTATCTTAGTCGACAAAACCTCAATCGAATAGATACACAACAAATCATTGAGGGCCACAGAGAACTGCAGGAGCTGGCAAATGAAGCTCAGAAAACCCAAAAACAGAAAAAACTTGCCAAACCCTTTATGAGAAAGCCTGGGCATCACGACCCAACCCCAGCACAAAAAAAACAAGTTTGTGAAGAAGTTGATGACTGGCGCTCACAAATAGATCCCTCTGAAATCACCGCCTTTACCGATGAGGATTAACGCGTGCCCTTAGATCACATGACTCAAAAAACACAACAGGTGTTTCTTGCTGGGAAAGATCAACGCACTCTATGGGTGCAACAGGATCATTGGATTAATTATCCCACTGCAGCAAAGGCTCTCAATCAAATGGAGAAGTTACTTACCTCTCCGGCAAGGACCAGAATGCAGAACCTATTAATATTTGGGGAAAGCAATAATGGTAAAACGGCAATCCTAAATCAGTTCTGTAAAGAACATCCGATCGATGAAAACCCTGAAGGGGATCACATCCTATGTCCAGTCTTCAAAATAGAGGCTCCGCCGGAAGCCAGTATCCAAGCCTTCTACACAACGATACTTGATCTTCTTTGCGTACCTTTTCGATACAATGACAGGATTGAGAAAAAAGCCCATCAAGTTGAAACAGTCCTTCGCCAGATCGGTGTCAAGGTTCTCATCATTGATGAGGTTCACAATATGCTTGCCGGCACAGCTTTAAAACAACAACAATTTCGCAATGTTCTTAAATATTTAAGCAATACACTTCAGATTTCCATAGTGGCCGCTGGTACTAACGATGCGTTAAATGCCCTCTCTGCCGACAAACAGATTCGGAGCAGGTTTATGCCTTTCAAGCTAAATCATTGGACTTTAAATAAGGATTACCTTCGCCTGCTCTACACTCTTGAAAGTCGCCTTCCTCTTGCGGAACCAACAAGGCTGGTTGATCACAAGACGCTCTACATGCATCTGTTCGAAAGATCTGAACAGGTGATTGGAGAAATCATTGAACTCGTTCGCGAAGCAACACTCATTGCAATTGAAGAGGACGCACCGAAGCTAACTTTAGACATCTTCCGAAAAGTGGACCGATTGAGTCCTTCTTCTAGGAGACAGCTCTATCGAGAACGACCTCGTGAGACTTTCTAAAACATGGCCGATACATTTAAACCCCCTACCAGATGAATTAACCTCATCCTGGCTCATTCGATGTGCTTCCGCTCACGGGCAAAAAATCCAGACATTCACAACGCTTACCCTAAAGTCTACAGATATCTGGACTAGAGACCTTGATAATTCGGTATCTGACGAAAAGCTTCAAACTCTATCAGCGCAATCGGGCCGCTCATTCAGGATCCTTGATCAAACACGCCTTAAGAGCTTTGAAAATTTAGCGTTCAAATCTCACGCACCTAAATCCTATACAAGAAATATTCTCTCACTTGGCGTCTACCATAGAACCCGCAAGCGTTACGGCTTACAGTATTGCCCATTATGTCTGCGCGATGACGCTATACCCTATTACCGGCGAACCTGGCGCCTTGTATTTATTGT
It includes:
- a CDS encoding Mu transposase C-terminal domain-containing protein, with protein sequence MVQPLSFEVSVGNYYRCDGVLGRVMSFVEHNVVLVKFDPIKDLVRYKIHDLEPLQFPENTFRLKDITSLTEKEQEIIDFRFNAIKDLLDNRQKGNGFEKVKSRAQELNVSYTTLYRWIKKYKSGRSKSALLDVTRSDKGKSRIDLQVEELMQDIIDNHYLTPERPTIESSYNYLKVKCDELNLKPPHKNTLLNRIRQLPDQQIRSARFGKKAKRVFYAPSPEGYQEAIRPLSVIQIDHTLMNIVCVDEEFGEVIGRPWITLAIDVYSRMVAGFFISFDPPSAGSVAQCIYHAVQPKDEWLKSMGIEADWPVYGLLETIHCDNAREFRGNTLKNACEQYNMNLQFRPVAKPEFGAHIERLMGTLSTQLNSMKGTTRSNVTSKGDYDPAKNATYTISQVQKHCTIFFSKIYHTKEHTGLDFGYCPLLKYKDALHPYNDSGLTGTPPLIVDQHKFRLDFMPMFERTIQKDGVSLDTLTYYSDTLEPFIKYRKSENSKASEKFIFRRDPWDISKLYFKNPITEEYSEILCKDTRFPPMSLWEFKAVSNYLSRQNLNRIDTQQIIEGHRELQELANEAQKTQKQKKLAKPFMRKPGHHDPTPAQKKQVCEEVDDWRSQIDPSEITAFTDED
- a CDS encoding TnsA endonuclease N-terminal domain-containing protein, whose amino-acid sequence is MTVRRIQKSYRSLTGYVGTSRFGSIQFESTLERDFIELMEFNTQVTNIISQPIKIRYVNSEQAIRHYTPDFLVSYEVSDSNEEETWIYEIKYVDDLHKNCSDLKEKFRAAIRHSKSNQYRFKILTERQIRTPYLENVKILQKHLRYPLPEYWKVVFEVFNNGLATSLDTFVSKHGIEGIQLQELIFVIWQLVARNILITDLNKPLSKDTIISTHPEGI
- a CDS encoding TniB family NTP-binding protein — its product is MPLDHMTQKTQQVFLAGKDQRTLWVQQDHWINYPTAAKALNQMEKLLTSPARTRMQNLLIFGESNNGKTAILNQFCKEHPIDENPEGDHILCPVFKIEAPPEASIQAFYTTILDLLCVPFRYNDRIEKKAHQVETVLRQIGVKVLIIDEVHNMLAGTALKQQQFRNVLKYLSNTLQISIVAAGTNDALNALSADKQIRSRFMPFKLNHWTLNKDYLRLLYTLESRLPLAEPTRLVDHKTLYMHLFERSEQVIGEIIELVREATLIAIEEDAPKLTLDIFRKVDRLSPSSRRQLYRERPRETF
- a CDS encoding SDR family oxidoreductase, with translation MTDKKTVLCFGLGFTARELARQNPNWNFIGTKRDVTAAGETLPPNVTLKPFEGEAFPIWWDEVADTITHVLLSIPPSGEGDPVFLTMSEALVTLNSLEWVGYLSTTGVYGNLNGGEATEETPRNASGPRGQRRVDAEMAWEDLHARNGLPLHIFRLPGIYGPGRNQLVSLQKGKAHRIVKKDHVFSRIHVEDIAAILSASMKQPNPGRIYNIADDNPAPPQDVVAYAAELLGIEAPPLQDFETANLSPMARSFYNDNKTVSNKRIKDELGISLRFPTYKEGLKALSEAL
- a CDS encoding ATP-binding protein, which translates into the protein MSGGRKANPGEVSLAHLGVLFLDELPEFGRQVLEALRQPVEIGRAVIARANAHVSYPARFQMVAAMNPCRCGHLDDAELACAKAPKCALEYRNKISGPMLDRMDIFVEVPAVSAMDLTLPPPSETSEMVAERVARARAIQRARYGKLNLLNPIRTNAEAEGRVLEQVAVLDESGRALMQDAIGKLKLSARGYHRVLKVARTLADLEGKEQLGRAHIAEALGYRAALHGLRSSAAA
- a CDS encoding tetratricopeptide repeat protein, which encodes MLALLRTSPYKFKLEINLQLEITLMIKPFVSFLLLTSFLSLQTTAATAAVRNEKDEYDACIKLTKKDPELAFESALSWRDQGGGFPARHCAALALVGMKKYHLAAPRLEKLAQEMREAGSHLVLAVLSQAANTWLLAKDYSRAYGVVTAALELNSNDVDLLVDRSRILAAAENYQDAFNDLDLALRIDPTRIDAMVFRAVAWRHLGNNERAFEDVDLALSLLPDDVDGLVERGILHRLLGRPDEARKDWLKVLELTPNSPAGETARRNIEKLDVK